In Oryza sativa Japonica Group chromosome 11, ASM3414082v1, the following are encoded in one genomic region:
- the LOC9268942 gene encoding serine carboxypeptidase-like 13 isoform X3 has product MPPRRPAAQCVRYMAAFWFIILLVTFFSGFAAATTGVTTSTSNQKPTYITSLPGLDGALPSLLETGYVRPSMPMTMDDCRYVTVDEENGAELFYYFVESEGDPGRDPVLLWLTGGHRCSVLSGLVFEIGPVELVREPYDGISLPRLRWNPNSWTKVASILFVDSPVGAGFSFSRDPNGYDVGDVSASLQLIEFLYKWFSAHEDYLANPFYLGGGSYAAKLVPFITQKISEGIEAGVRPIINLKGYTVGNPLTGDSIDFDSRVPYCHGVGVISDQLYKLFDEISAPHILHNKCIAVSPGPSDVSRRKILNEEVDLLQNPPPRPPIECIEYPHYLLYFWVNNNATRETLGIKKGTVNEWVRCHQGDLPYDEDIVNGIEYHRKVASLNYRTLVYSGDHDAVLPFLSTQAWVRSLSDHIVDDWRAWHLDGQSAGFTMTYGNNVTFATVKGGGHTAPEYQPERCFAMFSRWISNRPL; this is encoded by the exons ATGCCGccacgccggccggcggcgcagtGCGTCCGATATATGGCGGCGTTCTGGTTCATCATCCTCCTCGTCACTTTCTTCTCCGGCttcgctgccgccaccaccggcgtgACCACGTCCACCTCGAACCAGAAGCCGACGTATATCACCAGCCTTCCGGGACTCGACGGCGCGCTGCCTTCCCTTCTCGAGACCGGGTACGTGCGTCCGTCCATGCCGATGACGATGGACGACTGTAG GTACGTGACCGTCGACGAGGAGAACGGGGCAGAGCTGTTCTACTACTTCGTGGAGTCGGAGGGCGACCCCGGCCGTGACCCCGTCCTCCTCTGGCTCACCGGCGGCCACCGCTGCAGCGTGCTCAGTGGATTGGTCTTCGAGATCG GCCCGGTGGAGCTCGTCAGGGAGCCGTATGACGGCATCAGCCTGCCGCGGCTGCGGTGGAACCCAAACTCGTGGACCAAGGTGGCTAGCATCCTCTTCGTGGACTCACCGGTCGGCGCAGGCTTCTCATTCTCCCGTGACCCCAACGGCTACGACGTCGGCGACGTCTCTGCTTCGCTGCAGCTCATCGAATTTCTCTACAAG TGGTTCAGCGCGCATGAGGATTACCTTGCAAACCCATTCTACCTCGGAGGAGGTTCATACGCCGCGAAGCTCGTACCATTCATCACCCAGAAGATCTCAGAAG GTATTGAAGCTGGAGTGAGGCCGATTATTAACCTCAAG GGCTATACGGTCGGTAATCCCCTTACAGGTGATAGCATTGACTTTGATTCGCGAGTGCCATACTGCCATGGAGTTGGAGTAATTTCAGATCAGTTGTATAAG CTATTCGATGAAATCTCTGCGCCCCACATTCTGCATAACAAGTGCATCGCGGTGTCTCCAGGACCAAGTGATGTAAGTAGAAGAAAGATCTTGAACGAGGAGGTTGACTTACTGCAAAACCCACCACCTCGTCCTCCGATTGAATGCATT GAGTACCCGCACTATCTGTTGTATTTTTGGGTTAACAATAATGCCACACGTGAAACTCTTGGGATCAAGAAG GGGACCGTGAATGAGTGGGTGAGGTGCCACCAAGGGGATCTACCTTATGATGAGGATATCGTAAACGGCATAGAGTATCATCGTAAGGTTGCATCACTGAATTACCGAACTTTGGTATATAG TGGCGACCATGATGCTGTTCTGCCATTTCTTAGTACCCAAGCATGGGTGAGATCACTCAGCGACCACATTGTGGATGACTGGAGGGCCTGGCATCTTGATGGCCAGTCTGCAGG ATTCACCATGACGTATGGAAACAATGTGACGTTCGCTACTGTGAAG GGCGGAGGACATACTGCACCAGAGTACCAGCCAGAGAGATGTTTTGCAATGTTCAGCCGTTGGATTTCCAACAGGCCACTTTGA
- the LOC9268942 gene encoding serine carboxypeptidase-like 12 isoform X2, whose amino-acid sequence MPPRRPAAQCVRYMAAFWFIILLVTFFSGFAAATTGVTTSTSNQKPTYITSLPGLDGALPSLLETGYVTVDEENGAELFYYFVESEGDPGRDPVLLWLTGGHRCSVLSGLVFEIGPVELVREPYDGISLPRLRWNPNSWTKVASILFVDSPVGAGFSFSRDPNGYDVGDVSASLQLIEFLYKWFSAHEDYLANPFYLGGGSYAAKLVPFITQKISEGIEAGVRPIINLKGYTVGNPLTGDSIDFDSRVPYCHGVGVISDQLYKTIMDNCHGKGYSNPRTFICAKAMSKFNELFDEISAPHILHNKCIAVSPGPSDVSRRKILNEEVDLLQNPPPRPPIECIEYPHYLLYFWVNNNATRETLGIKKGTVNEWVRCHQGDLPYDEDIVNGIEYHRKVASLNYRTLVYSGDHDAVLPFLSTQAWVRSLSDHIVDDWRAWHLDGQSAGFTMTYGNNVTFATVKGGGHTAPEYQPERCFAMFSRWISNRPL is encoded by the exons ATGCCGccacgccggccggcggcgcagtGCGTCCGATATATGGCGGCGTTCTGGTTCATCATCCTCCTCGTCACTTTCTTCTCCGGCttcgctgccgccaccaccggcgtgACCACGTCCACCTCGAACCAGAAGCCGACGTATATCACCAGCCTTCCGGGACTCGACGGCGCGCTGCCTTCCCTTCTCGAGACCGG GTACGTGACCGTCGACGAGGAGAACGGGGCAGAGCTGTTCTACTACTTCGTGGAGTCGGAGGGCGACCCCGGCCGTGACCCCGTCCTCCTCTGGCTCACCGGCGGCCACCGCTGCAGCGTGCTCAGTGGATTGGTCTTCGAGATCG GCCCGGTGGAGCTCGTCAGGGAGCCGTATGACGGCATCAGCCTGCCGCGGCTGCGGTGGAACCCAAACTCGTGGACCAAGGTGGCTAGCATCCTCTTCGTGGACTCACCGGTCGGCGCAGGCTTCTCATTCTCCCGTGACCCCAACGGCTACGACGTCGGCGACGTCTCTGCTTCGCTGCAGCTCATCGAATTTCTCTACAAG TGGTTCAGCGCGCATGAGGATTACCTTGCAAACCCATTCTACCTCGGAGGAGGTTCATACGCCGCGAAGCTCGTACCATTCATCACCCAGAAGATCTCAGAAG GTATTGAAGCTGGAGTGAGGCCGATTATTAACCTCAAG GGCTATACGGTCGGTAATCCCCTTACAGGTGATAGCATTGACTTTGATTCGCGAGTGCCATACTGCCATGGAGTTGGAGTAATTTCAGATCAGTTGTATAAG ACGATAATGGATAACTGCCATGGAAAGGGTTACAGTAACCCCAGGACTTTTATTTGTGCAAAAGCTATGTCCAAGTTCAACGAA CTATTCGATGAAATCTCTGCGCCCCACATTCTGCATAACAAGTGCATCGCGGTGTCTCCAGGACCAAGTGATGTAAGTAGAAGAAAGATCTTGAACGAGGAGGTTGACTTACTGCAAAACCCACCACCTCGTCCTCCGATTGAATGCATT GAGTACCCGCACTATCTGTTGTATTTTTGGGTTAACAATAATGCCACACGTGAAACTCTTGGGATCAAGAAG GGGACCGTGAATGAGTGGGTGAGGTGCCACCAAGGGGATCTACCTTATGATGAGGATATCGTAAACGGCATAGAGTATCATCGTAAGGTTGCATCACTGAATTACCGAACTTTGGTATATAG TGGCGACCATGATGCTGTTCTGCCATTTCTTAGTACCCAAGCATGGGTGAGATCACTCAGCGACCACATTGTGGATGACTGGAGGGCCTGGCATCTTGATGGCCAGTCTGCAGG ATTCACCATGACGTATGGAAACAATGTGACGTTCGCTACTGTGAAG GGCGGAGGACATACTGCACCAGAGTACCAGCCAGAGAGATGTTTTGCAATGTTCAGCCGTTGGATTTCCAACAGGCCACTTTGA
- the LOC9268942 gene encoding serine carboxypeptidase-like 12 isoform X1 — MPPRRPAAQCVRYMAAFWFIILLVTFFSGFAAATTGVTTSTSNQKPTYITSLPGLDGALPSLLETGYVRPSMPMTMDDCRYVTVDEENGAELFYYFVESEGDPGRDPVLLWLTGGHRCSVLSGLVFEIGPVELVREPYDGISLPRLRWNPNSWTKVASILFVDSPVGAGFSFSRDPNGYDVGDVSASLQLIEFLYKWFSAHEDYLANPFYLGGGSYAAKLVPFITQKISEGIEAGVRPIINLKGYTVGNPLTGDSIDFDSRVPYCHGVGVISDQLYKTIMDNCHGKGYSNPRTFICAKAMSKFNELFDEISAPHILHNKCIAVSPGPSDVSRRKILNEEVDLLQNPPPRPPIECIEYPHYLLYFWVNNNATRETLGIKKGTVNEWVRCHQGDLPYDEDIVNGIEYHRKVASLNYRTLVYSGDHDAVLPFLSTQAWVRSLSDHIVDDWRAWHLDGQSAGFTMTYGNNVTFATVKGGGHTAPEYQPERCFAMFSRWISNRPL, encoded by the exons ATGCCGccacgccggccggcggcgcagtGCGTCCGATATATGGCGGCGTTCTGGTTCATCATCCTCCTCGTCACTTTCTTCTCCGGCttcgctgccgccaccaccggcgtgACCACGTCCACCTCGAACCAGAAGCCGACGTATATCACCAGCCTTCCGGGACTCGACGGCGCGCTGCCTTCCCTTCTCGAGACCGGGTACGTGCGTCCGTCCATGCCGATGACGATGGACGACTGTAG GTACGTGACCGTCGACGAGGAGAACGGGGCAGAGCTGTTCTACTACTTCGTGGAGTCGGAGGGCGACCCCGGCCGTGACCCCGTCCTCCTCTGGCTCACCGGCGGCCACCGCTGCAGCGTGCTCAGTGGATTGGTCTTCGAGATCG GCCCGGTGGAGCTCGTCAGGGAGCCGTATGACGGCATCAGCCTGCCGCGGCTGCGGTGGAACCCAAACTCGTGGACCAAGGTGGCTAGCATCCTCTTCGTGGACTCACCGGTCGGCGCAGGCTTCTCATTCTCCCGTGACCCCAACGGCTACGACGTCGGCGACGTCTCTGCTTCGCTGCAGCTCATCGAATTTCTCTACAAG TGGTTCAGCGCGCATGAGGATTACCTTGCAAACCCATTCTACCTCGGAGGAGGTTCATACGCCGCGAAGCTCGTACCATTCATCACCCAGAAGATCTCAGAAG GTATTGAAGCTGGAGTGAGGCCGATTATTAACCTCAAG GGCTATACGGTCGGTAATCCCCTTACAGGTGATAGCATTGACTTTGATTCGCGAGTGCCATACTGCCATGGAGTTGGAGTAATTTCAGATCAGTTGTATAAG ACGATAATGGATAACTGCCATGGAAAGGGTTACAGTAACCCCAGGACTTTTATTTGTGCAAAAGCTATGTCCAAGTTCAACGAA CTATTCGATGAAATCTCTGCGCCCCACATTCTGCATAACAAGTGCATCGCGGTGTCTCCAGGACCAAGTGATGTAAGTAGAAGAAAGATCTTGAACGAGGAGGTTGACTTACTGCAAAACCCACCACCTCGTCCTCCGATTGAATGCATT GAGTACCCGCACTATCTGTTGTATTTTTGGGTTAACAATAATGCCACACGTGAAACTCTTGGGATCAAGAAG GGGACCGTGAATGAGTGGGTGAGGTGCCACCAAGGGGATCTACCTTATGATGAGGATATCGTAAACGGCATAGAGTATCATCGTAAGGTTGCATCACTGAATTACCGAACTTTGGTATATAG TGGCGACCATGATGCTGTTCTGCCATTTCTTAGTACCCAAGCATGGGTGAGATCACTCAGCGACCACATTGTGGATGACTGGAGGGCCTGGCATCTTGATGGCCAGTCTGCAGG ATTCACCATGACGTATGGAAACAATGTGACGTTCGCTACTGTGAAG GGCGGAGGACATACTGCACCAGAGTACCAGCCAGAGAGATGTTTTGCAATGTTCAGCCGTTGGATTTCCAACAGGCCACTTTGA